The Mustela erminea isolate mMusErm1 chromosome 6, mMusErm1.Pri, whole genome shotgun sequence genome includes a region encoding these proteins:
- the CBX7 gene encoding chromobox protein homolog 7 isoform X4 → MELSAIGEQVFAVESIRKKRVRKGKVEYLVKWKGWPPKYSTWEPEEHILDPRLVMAYEEKEERDRASGYRKRGPKPKRLLLQEPAAPDVLQAASEWEPAEQPPEEEDGDLAEGPPPWTPVLPPSEVTVTDITANSVTVTFREAQAAEGFFRDRGGKF, encoded by the exons ATGGAGCTGTCAGCCATCGGCGAGCAGGTGTTCGCGGTGGAGAGCATCCGGAAGAAGCGCGTGCGGAAG ggtAAAGTCGAGTATCTCGTGAAGTGGAAAGGATGGCCTCCAAA atACAGCACGTGGGAGCCGGAAGAGCACATCCTGGACCCCCGCCTGGTCATGGCCTATGAGGAGAA GGAGGAGCGAGACCGAGCGTCGGGGTATAGGAAGAGAGGTCCGAAACCCAAGCGGCTTCTGCTGCAG GAGCCAGCAGCCCCGGACGTCCTGCAGGCGGCCAGCGAGTGGGAGCCTGCTGAACAGCCCCCCGAGGAGGAGG ATGGAGACCTGGCCGAGGGCCCCCCTCCTTGGACTCCTGTGCTCCCCCCAAGTGAAGTGACAGTGACCGATATCACCGCCAACTCCGTCACGGTCACCTTCCGCGAGGCCCAGGCGGCTGAGGGTTTCTTCCGGGATCGCGGCGGGAAGTTCTGA
- the CBX7 gene encoding chromobox protein homolog 7 isoform X2, producing the protein MELSAIGEQVFAVESIRKKRVRKGKVEYLVKWKGWPPKEERDRASGYRKRGPKPKRLLLQRLYSMDLRSSHKAKGKEKLCFSLTCPLGSGSPEGVVKAGAPELVDKGPLVPALPFPLRKPRKAHKYLRLSRKKFPPRGPDLESHSHPRELFLQEPAAPDVLQAASEWEPAEQPPEEEDGDLAEGPPPWTPVLPPSEVTVTDITANSVTVTFREAQAAEGFFRDRGGKF; encoded by the exons ATGGAGCTGTCAGCCATCGGCGAGCAGGTGTTCGCGGTGGAGAGCATCCGGAAGAAGCGCGTGCGGAAG ggtAAAGTCGAGTATCTCGTGAAGTGGAAAGGATGGCCTCCAAA GGAGGAGCGAGACCGAGCGTCGGGGTATAGGAAGAGAGGTCCGAAACCCAAGCGGCTTCTGCTGCAG CGGCTGTACAGCATGGACCTGCGGAGCTCCCACAAGGCCAAGGGCAAGGAgaagctctgcttctccctgacgTGCCCACTCGGCAGCGGGAGCCCTGAGGGGGTGGTCAAGGCAGGGGCGCCCGAGCTGGTGGACAAGGGCCCCTTGGTGCCCGCCCTGCCCTTCCCGCTCCGCAAGCCGCGCAAGGCCCACAAGTACCTGCGGCTCTCACGCAAGAAGTTCCCGCCCCGCGGGCCTGACCTGGAGAGTCACAGCCATCCACGGGAGCTCTTCCTGCAGGAGCCAGCAGCCCCGGACGTCCTGCAGGCGGCCAGCGAGTGGGAGCCTGCTGAACAGCCCCCCGAGGAGGAGG ATGGAGACCTGGCCGAGGGCCCCCCTCCTTGGACTCCTGTGCTCCCCCCAAGTGAAGTGACAGTGACCGATATCACCGCCAACTCCGTCACGGTCACCTTCCGCGAGGCCCAGGCGGCTGAGGGTTTCTTCCGGGATCGCGGCGGGAAGTTCTGA
- the CBX7 gene encoding chromobox protein homolog 7 isoform X1 — translation MELSAIGEQVFAVESIRKKRVRKGKVEYLVKWKGWPPKYSTWEPEEHILDPRLVMAYEEKEERDRASGYRKRGPKPKRLLLQRLYSMDLRSSHKAKGKEKLCFSLTCPLGSGSPEGVVKAGAPELVDKGPLVPALPFPLRKPRKAHKYLRLSRKKFPPRGPDLESHSHPRELFLQEPAAPDVLQAASEWEPAEQPPEEEDGDLAEGPPPWTPVLPPSEVTVTDITANSVTVTFREAQAAEGFFRDRGGKF, via the exons ATGGAGCTGTCAGCCATCGGCGAGCAGGTGTTCGCGGTGGAGAGCATCCGGAAGAAGCGCGTGCGGAAG ggtAAAGTCGAGTATCTCGTGAAGTGGAAAGGATGGCCTCCAAA atACAGCACGTGGGAGCCGGAAGAGCACATCCTGGACCCCCGCCTGGTCATGGCCTATGAGGAGAA GGAGGAGCGAGACCGAGCGTCGGGGTATAGGAAGAGAGGTCCGAAACCCAAGCGGCTTCTGCTGCAG CGGCTGTACAGCATGGACCTGCGGAGCTCCCACAAGGCCAAGGGCAAGGAgaagctctgcttctccctgacgTGCCCACTCGGCAGCGGGAGCCCTGAGGGGGTGGTCAAGGCAGGGGCGCCCGAGCTGGTGGACAAGGGCCCCTTGGTGCCCGCCCTGCCCTTCCCGCTCCGCAAGCCGCGCAAGGCCCACAAGTACCTGCGGCTCTCACGCAAGAAGTTCCCGCCCCGCGGGCCTGACCTGGAGAGTCACAGCCATCCACGGGAGCTCTTCCTGCAGGAGCCAGCAGCCCCGGACGTCCTGCAGGCGGCCAGCGAGTGGGAGCCTGCTGAACAGCCCCCCGAGGAGGAGG ATGGAGACCTGGCCGAGGGCCCCCCTCCTTGGACTCCTGTGCTCCCCCCAAGTGAAGTGACAGTGACCGATATCACCGCCAACTCCGTCACGGTCACCTTCCGCGAGGCCCAGGCGGCTGAGGGTTTCTTCCGGGATCGCGGCGGGAAGTTCTGA
- the CBX7 gene encoding chromobox protein homolog 7 isoform X3: protein MSPVFAFLLPSALHPREERDRASGYRKRGPKPKRLLLQRLYSMDLRSSHKAKGKEKLCFSLTCPLGSGSPEGVVKAGAPELVDKGPLVPALPFPLRKPRKAHKYLRLSRKKFPPRGPDLESHSHPRELFLQEPAAPDVLQAASEWEPAEQPPEEEDGDLAEGPPPWTPVLPPSEVTVTDITANSVTVTFREAQAAEGFFRDRGGKF, encoded by the exons ATGTCACCCgtgtttgcttttcttctgcCATCTGCTTTGCACCCCAGGGAGGAGCGAGACCGAGCGTCGGGGTATAGGAAGAGAGGTCCGAAACCCAAGCGGCTTCTGCTGCAG CGGCTGTACAGCATGGACCTGCGGAGCTCCCACAAGGCCAAGGGCAAGGAgaagctctgcttctccctgacgTGCCCACTCGGCAGCGGGAGCCCTGAGGGGGTGGTCAAGGCAGGGGCGCCCGAGCTGGTGGACAAGGGCCCCTTGGTGCCCGCCCTGCCCTTCCCGCTCCGCAAGCCGCGCAAGGCCCACAAGTACCTGCGGCTCTCACGCAAGAAGTTCCCGCCCCGCGGGCCTGACCTGGAGAGTCACAGCCATCCACGGGAGCTCTTCCTGCAGGAGCCAGCAGCCCCGGACGTCCTGCAGGCGGCCAGCGAGTGGGAGCCTGCTGAACAGCCCCCCGAGGAGGAGG ATGGAGACCTGGCCGAGGGCCCCCCTCCTTGGACTCCTGTGCTCCCCCCAAGTGAAGTGACAGTGACCGATATCACCGCCAACTCCGTCACGGTCACCTTCCGCGAGGCCCAGGCGGCTGAGGGTTTCTTCCGGGATCGCGGCGGGAAGTTCTGA